A window of the Arachis duranensis cultivar V14167 chromosome 5, aradu.V14167.gnm2.J7QH, whole genome shotgun sequence genome harbors these coding sequences:
- the LOC107488103 gene encoding subtilisin-like protease 1: MAIKLVVFVLNVILFFPSSLSQRLASEEGNEFRTYIVHVKKPESRIWFHSSLEGNNNINNLHSWYESFLPSSTIDTASLNSQTRMLHAYRHVGYAFAARLTKDEALHMANKDGVLMIREEKMLQLQTTHTPAFLGLHPEEGLWRETNLGKGVIIGVFDTGISPSHPSFNDEGMSPPPAKWKGKCHFRKGCNNKIIGAITTVGSTYMSEAAPVPPFDDIGHGTHTASIIAGSFVKNANVLGHANGTSVGMAPHAHLAIYKACSMIGCSEGSVLAAFDAAINDGVDIISVSLAGESKLFSEDAMSIGSFGATQKGILVTIAAGNEGPESSTVVNDAPWIFTVGASTMDRRIVASVKLGNGAEYDGESLYESKLFKNDYNPLVHLNGAPCNKGLLESMKVEGKIVVCVNGKNTMKYKQAEAVKSAGGAAMILANSDTCGYTLSTEETYPLPVTHVSHASGLQIMRYIDSCKDPKATILFKGTITGNTSAPVVASFSSRGPSRQCPGLLKPDIIGPGVNVLASSADWRTSYNGRPPAFSIMSGTSMACPHISGVAALLKSSHPHWSPAVVKSAIMTTAYTTNLQGDPIPDEKLRPASLFAIGAGHVNPSKAEDPGLVYDIMLDEYAAYLCGLGFTSTMAQLVTHKPVNCDLIKKIEATELNYPSFSVVLGSADYFPKTYNRTVMNVGPADSHYIVEVVPPAGVHVSVEPQILVFNGEQQTARYSVTFTRKTGETISASATAQGFIEWVSDKHSVRSPVAVIFT, translated from the coding sequence ATGGCTATTAAGTTAGTAGTCTTTGTCCTCAATGTAATCTTGTTTTTTCCCTCATCACTGTCTCAAAGGTTAGCTAGCGAAGAAGGAAATGAGTTTCGAACATACATTGTTCATGTTAAGAAGCCAGAAAGTAGAATATGGTTCCATTCATCATTAGAAGGCAATAATAACATCAACAATCTCCATAGCTGGTACGAGTCATTCTTGCCATCTTCCACCATTGATACTGCAAGTTTAAATAGCCAAACGCGAATGCTTCATGCATATCGACACGTTGGTTATGCTTTTGCAGCAAGACTTACCAAAGATGAAGCACTGCACATGGCCAACAAAGATGGTGTTCTCATGATTCGCGAAGAAAAGATGCTGCAGCTGCAAACAACTCACACTCCTGCCTTCTTGGGACTGCACCCAGAAGAAGGCCTTTGGAGAGAGACCAACCTTGGGAAAGGTGTGATCATTGGAGTTTTTGACACCGGAATATCGCCTTCTCATCCTTCCTTCAACGACGAAGGAATGTCGCCGCCACCGGCTAAGTGGAAAGGCAAGTGTCACTTTAGAAAAGGCTGCAACAACAAAATAATTGGGGCAATAACCACCGTCGGGTCCACTTATATGTCTGAGGCCGCGCCCGTACCACCTTTCGATGACATCGGGCACGGCACCCACACTGCCAGCATAATTGCTGGCAGTTTTGTGAAAAATGCTAATGTTCTTGGCCATGCCAACGGAACTTCTGTTGGCATGGCTCCTCATGCTCATTTAGCCATTTACAAAGCGTGCAGCATGATTGGTTGCAGTGAAGGTTCTGTTCTAGCCGCATTCGATGCTGCAATTAACGATGGAGTTGACATTATCTCTGTTTCCTTAGCCGGAGAGTCTAAATTGTTCTCCGAAGATGCCATGTCGATCGGTAGTTTTGGAGCAACACAGAAGGGGATTCTTGTCACCATTGCAGCCGGTAATGAAGGTCCTGAATCAAGCACGGTTGTGAACGATGCTCCATGGATATTTACCGTAGGAGCAAGCACTATGGATCGACGAATAGTAGCATCAGTCAAGCTTGGAAATGGTGCAGAGTATGATGGTGAGTCTCTTTACGAATCAAAACTATTCAAGAATGATTACAACCCTCTGGTTCATCTTAATGGAGCACCCTGTAACAAAGGTCTATTAGAGAGTATGAAAGTGGAAGGAAAGATCGTGGTGTGTGTTAACGGGAAGAACACAATGAAGTATAAGCAAGCAGAAGCCGTAAAAAGTGCTGGTGGTGCTGCAATGATTCTCGCCAATAGTGATACATGTGGATATACCCTTTCAACTGAAGAAACGTACCCTCTTCCTGTTACACATGTGAGCCATGCTTCAGGGTTGCAAATCATGCGCTACATAGACTCATGCAAGGACCCTAAGGCCACAATATTGTTCAAAGGAACTATCACAGGCAACACGTCTGCACCCGTTGTTGCTTCATTCTCATCAAGAGGCCCGAGCAGGCAATGTCCTGGGCTTTTAAAGCCTGACATTATAGGGCCCGGAGTGAATGTTCTAGCTTCTTCGGCCGATTGGAGAACTAGCTACAATGGACGACCACCAGCTTTCTCAATCATGTCAGGCACATCAATGGCTTGTCCTCACATAAGTGGCGTTGCTGCATTGCTTAAGAGCTCTCACCCTCATTGGTCACCTGCTGTTGTTAAGTCTGCAATCATGACCACGGCATACACAACAAACCTTCAAGGTGATCCCATTCCTGACGAGAAGTTACGTCCTGCGAGCTTGTTCGCCATTGGAGCCGGCCATGTCAACCCTTCCAAGGCCGAAGATCCTGGACTGGTTTATGATATTATGCTTGATGAGTACGCTGCTTATTTATGTGGATTGGGTTTCACCAGCACAATGGCTCAGCTGGTTACGCATAAGCCTGTGAATTGCGACCTGATAAAAAAGATTGAGGCTACAGAGTTGAACTATCCTTCCTTCTCGGTTGTGTTGGGATCTGCTGATTATTTCCCTAAGACCTACAACAGAACTGTTATGAATGTTGGTCCAGCTGATTCGCATTATATTGTGGAAGTTGTTCCCCCGGCCGGTGTACATGTTAGCGTGGAACCGCAGATTCTTGTGTTCAACGGCGAGCAACAGACGGCGAGGTACTCGGTGACGTTTACTCGGAAAACAGGAGAAACTATTAGTGCTTCAGCTACGGCGCAAGGTTTTATAGAGTGGGTTTCTGATAAGCATTCTGTGAGAAGTCCCGTTGCTGTTATTTTCACTTGA